CCCATCCAAGGTGAGGGTGTCCATGTTTCGAAATCTCGTCCCCGTCCGGAAGTTGATCGCGGGCACGCTGGCGTTTTCCCTCGGCTGTGGAGTGGGCCCCAGCCCCGGCATGGAGGAGGAGACCGGCTCAGCCACCGAGTCCACCCAGGGGCTGGGTGCAACGGAGCGTGCGCTGGCCTCCGACCGAGCGTATCAGTGGCTCAAGGCACAGCAGGATCTGACGAACGGGAGCGCCCTGAGCGGTCTCGTCGACAGCTTCGATGACTGGTGGAACACCACCGAGCGCAAGCAGATCGTCTACACCTACGATCAGGCCGTGGCCGCCATCGCCTTCATGGCCAAGGGCGACCGCGTACGCGCCGAGAAGGTGCTCGACAAGCTCGTCGCCATCCAGGATCCGGATGGCTCGTGGATCAACTCCTACTGGTGGAATGGCTACGGCGAGGAGCTGCGCAAGCACGTGGGCCCGGTGGCCTGGGTCACCATGGCCTTCATGACCCACGAGAAGCTCTACGGCTCCACCACCTACCGGACCCCCGCCCGGAAGGCGTTGGAATGGATGCTCACGTTCAAGAAGCCCAACGGCGCCATCTCCGGCGGACGCACCACCTGGGACATCCAGGGCGTCTGGACGGACGAGGTCTGGAGCTCCACCGAGCACAACGAGGACGTCTACAACCTCTACCGCTACTACGCGGGCAAGTTCTCCGACCGCACCTCGGCGTACAACGACGCCGCCCAGGGCGTGAAGCAGTTCCTCGACAACGTGATGTGGAACGACACCACGAAGCGCTTCTACGGCGGGTGGAAGAACAACACCGGCCTGCTGGACACGAACGTTCCCCTGGACGTCAATCCCTGGGGCATCCTCGCGCTCGGCTTGTCGGGCACCCGGGACTACAAGGCCTCGCTCGCCTCCGTCGACAACGCCCGGGGCGTTGGCACCGTCGCGGATCCCCGGTACGTGCACACCCTGCCGTACGAGAACACCACCATCACCGCCTACGACTTCGACTGGCAGTACGACTGCGCCCGGGCCAATGATCAGAACGGCAACTACAACGGCGACCGGTGCGCGGACATCTGGTTCGAGGGCTCGGCCTTCATGTCGGTCGCCCACCACATGAATGGCAACACGACCAAGGCCGACTCCATCATCG
Above is a window of Cystobacter fuscus DNA encoding:
- a CDS encoding fibronectin type III domain-containing protein, producing the protein MFRNLVPVRKLIAGTLAFSLGCGVGPSPGMEEETGSATESTQGLGATERALASDRAYQWLKAQQDLTNGSALSGLVDSFDDWWNTTERKQIVYTYDQAVAAIAFMAKGDRVRAEKVLDKLVAIQDPDGSWINSYWWNGYGEELRKHVGPVAWVTMAFMTHEKLYGSTTYRTPARKALEWMLTFKKPNGAISGGRTTWDIQGVWTDEVWSSTEHNEDVYNLYRYYAGKFSDRTSAYNDAAQGVKQFLDNVMWNDTTKRFYGGWKNNTGLLDTNVPLDVNPWGILALGLSGTRDYKASLASVDNARGVGTVADPRYVHTLPYENTTITAYDFDWQYDCARANDQNGNYNGDRCADIWFEGSAFMSVAHHMNGNTTKADSIIDEIIKKQGTSGSLLGGVPYSLKGTSNNYWRMAQENCVSSTGWLILAIHRFNPFTGSVVNGGTNPTDTQAPSTPSSLKVSSTTSSSVTLSWTASTDNVGVAGYDIYRGSTLVGSSSATTFTVSGLSASTTYSFSIKARDAAGNTSAASNTVSATTSAAGNDGGHTTADYTANVTRTSSTQARISFKPTTSALYVDVHYTLNGGGQQNLRMALANGTWTQDVAGLSTGSRLEYWFTYEKSGPQYDSPHYTYTH